In a single window of the Mesoplodon densirostris isolate mMesDen1 chromosome 18, mMesDen1 primary haplotype, whole genome shotgun sequence genome:
- the MIEF2 gene encoding mitochondrial dynamics protein MID49 encodes MAEFSQNRGKRRDGEVLGGAVDFLLANARLVLGVGGAAVLGIATLAVKRLIDRATSPPDEGDTKLDCTCLEDGWQELSLLKAAPRLQPRPPPAALSQPVPPPAPSPSAPEGPADTDPPTSPQRRSPAPSVRPTFQEKLLAFERDHVTMPVAHVALAKQLASDIALELQAYLRNKFPELPFGALVPGGPLYDGLQAGAADPVRLLVPLVLEPGLWSLVPGVDTVARDPRCWAVRRTQLEFHPRGSSPWDRFLVGGYLSPRVLLELLRKALTASVNWPVIGSLLGCLIRPRVASEELLLEVQHECLELPVAVLLATAGAQAGDLLLAWPLEGLAGNLWLQDWYPAEAAQLRALDEGDAGTRRRLLLLLCGVCRGHPALGRLGRSPLTQVVLHLGEQEADWGEEALGEHFLQALELLVGSLERASLPCHFSRGVNLLDGLREEDIDDMGYALYWGLQAPEGLL; translated from the exons ATGGCGGAGTTCTCCCAGAATCGGGGCAAGCGGCGAGACGGCGAGGTGCTGGGCGGTGCTGTGGACTTCCTTCTGGCCAACGCCCGCCTGGTGCTGGGGGTGGGCGGAGCTGCCGTGCTGGGCATTGCCACCCTGGCTGTGAAGCGG CTCATCGACAGGGCCACCAGCCCTCCGGATGAGGGTGACACCAAGCTGGACTGCACGTGCCTGGAGGACGGCTGGCAGGAGCTGAGCCTGCTCAAGGCCGCACCACGCCTCCAGCCCCGGCCCCCGCCCGCAGCCCTCAGCCAGCCCGTGCCGCCCCCGGCCCCATCACCCTCAGCCCCAG AGGGGCCCGCAGACACAGACCCCCCGACGTCACCTCAGCGCCGCTCCCCAGCGCCATCGGTGCGCCCGACGTTCCAGGAGAAGCTGCTGGCATTTGAGCGGGACCACGTGACCATGCCAGTGGCCCACGTGGCTCTGGCCAAGCAGCTGGCCAGCGACATTGCCCTGGAGCTCCAGGCCTACCTGCGGAACAAGTTCCCAGAACTGCCCTTCGGGGCGCTCGTGCCTGGCGGGCCGCTCTACGACGGGCTGCAGGCGGGGGCCGCCGACCCCGTGCGTCTCCTGGTGCCCCTGGTGCTGGAGCCTGGCCTGTGGAGCCTGGTGCCTGGTGTGGACACCGTAGCCCGGGACCCTCGCTGCTGGGCCGTGCGCAGGACTCAGCTGGAGTTCCACCCCCGCGGAAGCAGCCCCTGGGACCGCTTCCTGGTGGGCGGCTACCTCTCCCCCCGGGTCCTGCTGGAGCTGCTCCGCAAGGCCCTGACCGCCTCTGTCAACTGGCCAGTCATCGGCAGCCTCCTCGGGTGCCTGATCCGGCCGCGCGTGGCCTCGGAGGAACTGCTGCTCGAGGTGCAGCACGAGTGTCTGGAGCTCCCTGTGGCTGTGCTCCTGGCCACTGCTGGTGCCCAGGCCGGAGACCTCCTGCTGGCCTGGCCCCTGGAGGGGCTGGCTGGCAACCTCTGGCTGCAGGACTGGTACCCAGCAGAGGCCGCCCAGCTGCGGGCCCTGGATGAGGGCGACGCTGGGACCCGCCGGCGGCTGCTGCTGTTGCTCTGCGGCGTCTGCCGTGGCCACCCGGCGCTGGGGCGGCTGGGCCGCAGCCCCCTGACCCAGGTGGTCCTGCACCTGGGCGAGCAGGAAGCGGACTGGGGTGAGGAGGCCTTGGGGGAGCACTTCCTGCAGGCCCTGGAGTTGCTCGTCGGCAGCCTGGAGCGGGCCAGCCTGCCCTGCCACTTCAGCCGTGGCGTGAATCTCCTGGACGGCCTGCGGGAAGAGGACATCGACGACATGGGCTATGCGCTGTACTGGGGCCTGCAGGCCCCTGAGGGGCTGCTCTAG